A genomic segment from Aquila chrysaetos chrysaetos unplaced genomic scaffold, bAquChr1.4, whole genome shotgun sequence encodes:
- the YJU2B gene encoding coiled-coil domain-containing protein 130, whose translation MGERKGTNKYYPPDFDPAKHGSLNKYHHSHPLRERARKLSQGILVIRFEMPYNIWCDGCKNHIGMGVRYNAEKKKVGTYYTTPIYRFRMKCHLCVNYIEMQTDPAGCDYVIVSGARRKEERWDMKDNEQVLPTEREEKEKLETDAMFRLEHGVADRATLQRAIPTLASLQEAQSAWKDDFALNSRLRRHFREEKKTLREEEEEAAALQAKAGLSIPLVREAEEDRRLAALLKYHSPDSYEEKQRMKRTEISSRSWFSPATSGRGGEALRKLGLGGRALRGRGGPPATLTGLGIVRRRSGEGPEGPAEPGGLERGETTPCSPPAPASKLQGGGRGRDSPPCHPPGCPVHLPRRRLFRLQLRGGDCLSGVLGLDHPPPPHLPAGPGGHLGPLPTPTLPPSPCNLYAPPSPRH comes from the exons ATG GGCGAGCGCAAAGGCACGAACAAGTACTACCCCCCCGACTTCGACCCGGCCAAG CATGGCTCCCTCAACAAGTACCACCACAGCCACCCGCTGCGGGAGAGGGCCCGCAAGCTGTCCCAGGGCATCCTCGTCATCAG gttCGAGATGCCCTACAACATCTGGTGCGACGGCTGCAAGAACCACATCGGGATGG GCGTCCGGTACAACGCGGAGAAGAAGAAGGTCGGCACTTACTACACGACGCCCATCTACAG gtTTCGGATGAAGTGCCACCTCTGCGTCAACTACATCGAGATGCAGACGGACCCGGCGGGCTGTGACTACGTCATCGTCAGCGGGGCCCGGCGCAAGGAGGAGCGCTGGGACATGAAGGATAACGAACAAGTCCTGCCCACCG AgcgggaggagaaggagaagctggAGACGGATGCCATGTTCCGGCTGGAACATGGCGTGGCCGACCGGGCGACGCTACAGCGAGCCATCCCCACGCTGGCCAGTCTGCAGGAGGCCCAAAGCGCCTGGAAGGACGACTTCGCCCTCAACAGCCGGCTCCGGAGGCACTTTAGG gaggagaagaagacgctgcgggaggaggaggaggaggcggcggcgctgcAGGCGAAGGCCGGCCTGAGCATCCCTCTGGTGCGGGAGGCGGAGGAGGACCGGCGCCTGGCCGCGCTGCTCAAGTACCACAGCCCCGACT CCTACGAGGAGAAGCAGAGGATGAAGCGGACGGAGATCTCCAGCCGCTCCTGGTTCTCCCCGGCCACCAGCGGCAGAGGCGGCGAGGCACTGCGGAAGCTGGGCCTGGGGGGGCGAGCGCTGCGGGGCCGAGGGGGCCCCCCCGCTACCCTCACCGGCCTGGGCATCGTCCGGCGTCGCTCCGGAGAGGGGCCTGAGGGGCCGGCGGAGCCCGGGGGGCTGGAACGGGGCGAGACgaccccctgcagcccccccgcaCCCGCCAGCAAGCTGCAGGGGGGGGGCCGAGGCCGGGACAgccccccctgccacccccccggctgccccgtCCACCTCCCTCGTCGCCGACTATTCCGACTCCAGCTCCGAGGCGGAGACTGCCTGAGTGGCGTTCTGGGGCtggaccaccccccccccccccacctcccggCTGGTCCCGGGGGGCACCTgggccccctccccacccccacactccccccctccccctgtaATTTATATGCCCCCCCCTCGCCCCGACATTAA
- the MRI1 gene encoding methylthioribose-1-phosphate isomerase encodes MSLEAIRYRRGSLSILNQLLLPEQLRYEPVDSVERAWEAIRAMEVRGAPAIALVGCLSLALELEAGAGPAGDAAELEAFVGERLRFLLTARPTAVNLGREAERLRAVVRRRAQSPGVTAQGLRESIIEHIEGLLEKDREDNRSIGAHGARHILQRVPEGGVTLLTHCNTGTLATAGYGTALGVVRALHEQGRLTRVFCTETRPYNQGSRLTAFELLHDRVPATLIADSAAAATMRDHGVQAVVVGADRVASNGDTANKIGTYQLAVAARHHGIPFYVAAPTSSCDPALPGGADIPIEERPGRELTHFQDLCLAPPGIDVWNPAFDVTPHDLITGGIVTEWGVFAPAELRQALAERGGAGAGPSPPKSSV; translated from the exons ATGAGCCTGGAAGCCATCCGGTACCGCCGCGGCTCCCTCTCCATCCTcaaccagctcctgctgccGGAGCAGCTCCGCTATGAGCCCGTGGACAGCGTGGAGCGCGCCTGGGAGGCCATCCGGGCCATGGAG GTGCGGGGGGCCCCGGCCATCGCCTTGGTGGGGTGCCTGAGCCTGGCGCTGGAGCTGGAGGccggcgcggggccggcgggggacGCGGCGGAGCTGGAGGCCTTCGTGGGCGAGCGGCTGCGGTTCCTGCTGACGGCGCGGCCCACCGCCGTCAACCTGGGCCGTGAGGCCGAGCGGCTGCGCGCCGTCGTGCGCCGGCGGGCCCAGAGCCCCGGCGTCACCGCGCAGGGCCTGCGGGAGAg CATCATCGAGCACATCGAGGGGCTGCTGGAGAAGGACCGGGAGGACAACCGGAGCATCGGGGCGCACGGGGCCCGGCACATCCTCCAGCGCGTCCCCGAGGGCGGCGTCACCCTCCTCACCCACTGCAACACCGGCACCCTGGCCACCGCCGGCTACGGCACCGCCCTGG GCGTCGTGCGGGCGCTGCACGAGCAGGGCCGGCTGACACGGGTGTTCTGCACCGAGACCCGGCCCTACAACCAGGGCAGCCGGCTGACCGCCTTCGAGCTGCTGCACGACCGCGTCCCTGCCACCCTCATCGCCGacagcgccgccgccgccaccatGCGGGACCATGGCGTCCAGG CCGTGGTGGTGGGAGCCGACCGGGTGGCCTCCAACGGGGACACGGCCAACAAGATCGGCACCTACCAGCTGGCGGTGGCGGCGCGGCACCACGGCATCCCCTTCTACGTGGCGGCCCCCACCTCGTCCTGCGACCCGGCCCTGCCCGGCGGTGCCGACATCCCCATCGAGGagcggccgggccgggagcTCACCCACTTTCAGGACCTGTGCCTGGCCCCCCCGG GTATCGACGTGTGGAACCCGGCCTTCGACGTCACCCCCCATGACCTCATCACGGGCGGCATCGTCACCGAGTGGGGGGTCTTCGCCCCGGCGGAGCTGCGGCAGGCGCTGGCGGAGCGGGGGGGCGCGGGG gccggACCATCGCCCCCAAAAAGCTCCGTGTGa
- the CUNH19orf53 gene encoding leydig cell tumor 10 kDa protein homolog, translating to MAQGRPKAAAKRPGRAAAGGTPARGARGPRKGGRTIAPKKLRVIQQQKLKKRLEVGIRMKIEREAVQRAGAGLPKKLAVVAAPPAAAGRAKGKTKKRRG from the exons ATGGCCCAGGGCAGGCCCAAGGCAGCGGCCAAGCGgcccggccgggcggcggcgggggggaccCCGGCccggggggcgcgggggccgCGGAAGGGAG gccggACCATCGCCCCCAAAAAGCTCCGTGTGatccagcagcagaagctgaagaag CGGCTGGAGGTGGGCATCCGGATGAAGATCGAGCGGGAGGCGGTGCAGCGGGCGGGCGCTGGCCTCCCCAAGAAGCTGGCGGTGGTCGCCGcaccccccgccgccgccggccgcgccAAGGGCAAAACCAAGAAGCGCCGGGGCTGA
- the LOC115337973 gene encoding collagen alpha-1(I) chain-like: MGGGEGGRGGRRFRRGPGPPPTPPPGAVRRAGGRGPREGAPGRAPPRSVIHPFPPALRVPTGADGAALSSLLLGPRPRLGPADAGNRAGTPGPRSPPPDTSPALDPPTPADPGGRAPRRSRGAGGGGGGETTGAALPHGGRIPPRRPQASGRRCAATPAFPAPRFWAERWGFWQGVPPPPPSPRWRGTQAAGWPPPLGARRGPREPVGAAEPATPWRRAGREPGPAGSTRLGRGRGRRRPPKPGSPHRARLILAPSCRAWKAAKLGAATAAASQHRCGSAAVRHGAAPAVPPLCPAPGGVGFTLAELGPGLAAVLSAAAPLAPRCW; the protein is encoded by the coding sequence atgggggggggggaggggggccggggcggccggaGGTTTCGGAGggggccgggacccccccccaccccgccaccGGGCGCGGTGCGtcgggcgggcgggcgggggccgcgggAGGGTGCGCCGGGGCGGGCGCCGCCGAGGAGCGTGATTCATCCTTTCCCCCCGGCGCTGCGTGTGCCGACGGGCGCGGACGGGGCGGCCCTTTCCTCGCTCCTCCtcggcccccgcccccgccttGGCCCGGCTGACGCCGGGAACCGCGCTGGCACCCCCGGGcctcgctccccccccccggacaCCAGCCCGGCCCTCGACCCCCCGACGCCCGCGGACCCGGGCGGCCGGGCACCGCGGCGGAGCcggggcgccgggggggggggggggggggaaacgaCGGGAGCGGCTCTGCCCCACGGCGGCCGCATCCCGCCGCGCCGGCCGCAGGCGTCAGGGAGGCGCTGCGCGGCGACGCCGGCTTTTCCCGCTCCCCGTTTTTGGGCAGAAAGGTGGGGATTTTGGCAGGGGgtgccgccgcccccccccagcccccgctGGCGGGGAACCCAGGCGGCCGGGTGGCCGCCCCCGCTCGGTGCCCGCCGGGGCCCACGTGAGCCGGTCGGGGCTGCCGAGCCGGCAACGCCCTGGCGCCGCGCGGGCAGagagcccggcccggccggcaGCACCCGCCTGGGAAGAGGCCGCGGGCGCCGGAGACCCCCGAAACCGGGGTCACCCCATCGCGCGAGGCTGATCCTGGCACCCTCGTGCCGCGCTTGGAAGGCGGCAAAACTCGGGGCGGCCACCGCGGCCGCGAGCCAGCACCGCTGCGGATCGGCCGCCGTCCGGCACGGGGCTGCGCCCGCAGTGCCGCCGCTGTGCCCGGCGCCCGGCGGCGTTGGCTTCACTTTGGCCGAGTTGGGGCCTGGTCTCGCCGCGGTGCTGTCCGCGGCCGCCCCGTTGGCACCGAGGTGTTGGTAG